The proteins below are encoded in one region of Streptomyces sp. NBC_00490:
- a CDS encoding NAD(P)/FAD-dependent oxidoreductase, protein MLEPAYQADVVIVGAGVAGLSAAHRLTRAGVTTAVLEAAHGVGGRMSTEKVDGFRLDRIGQLLSTAYPELRRTPGLDGLVLRPFAPGVLLHSDGRHHRASAPPGAGGARGALHAVRALASAPRPTVPRSAPRGVAPLGSGVDQARLGTALTRIANTPVERLLCRTESPAAQALAARGLPARTIDGFLRPLLAALLCDPGLTTSSRCADLALRAFAAGRLCVPEGGAEVLPELLARSLPAGTVHTGVRVTSVSTSSVTTAEHGEFRCRAVLLATDARTAADLLPGLRVPDFHPVTVVHHTTDEPPETGAALLLDADRGGPVAHTAVVSHVDPSRAPAGRSLISSTVLGPPPPDVETAVRTHLSRLYGTSTTRWETLAVHHTPEAVPAMRAPHDLRRPVRLLAGLYVCGDHRDTSTVQGALHSGHRASTAILTDLGSAIPMHRAEPIPTTQAA, encoded by the coding sequence GTGCTTGAGCCCGCGTACCAGGCGGACGTCGTGATCGTGGGAGCCGGGGTCGCCGGGCTCTCCGCCGCGCATCGGCTGACCAGAGCAGGAGTGACGACCGCGGTGCTGGAGGCCGCCCACGGGGTGGGCGGCCGTATGTCGACGGAGAAGGTCGACGGGTTCCGGCTCGACCGCATCGGACAGCTGCTGTCCACGGCGTATCCGGAACTTCGCAGGACACCGGGGCTCGACGGACTCGTCCTGCGCCCGTTCGCGCCGGGTGTCCTGCTGCACAGCGACGGGCGCCACCATCGCGCGAGCGCGCCCCCCGGCGCAGGGGGCGCAAGGGGCGCACTCCACGCGGTGCGCGCCCTGGCGAGCGCTCCCAGGCCGACGGTGCCGCGGAGCGCGCCACGGGGCGTCGCCCCGCTGGGCAGCGGCGTCGACCAGGCCCGTCTCGGGACCGCGCTCACCCGGATCGCGAACACCCCGGTCGAACGCCTGCTGTGCCGCACCGAGTCGCCCGCCGCCCAGGCCCTCGCCGCCCGTGGCCTGCCCGCCCGGACCATCGACGGCTTCCTGCGCCCGCTGCTCGCCGCGCTGTTGTGCGACCCCGGGCTGACCACGTCCAGCCGGTGCGCCGACCTCGCGCTGCGCGCCTTCGCGGCCGGGCGGCTGTGTGTGCCGGAGGGCGGCGCGGAGGTGCTGCCTGAGCTGCTGGCGCGCTCGCTGCCGGCCGGGACGGTGCACACCGGGGTACGCGTCACCTCGGTGTCGACGAGCTCGGTGACCACGGCGGAGCACGGCGAGTTCCGCTGCCGGGCGGTCCTGCTGGCGACGGACGCCCGCACGGCGGCGGACCTCCTCCCGGGCCTGCGGGTACCGGACTTCCACCCGGTGACGGTGGTCCACCACACGACGGACGAGCCCCCCGAGACGGGCGCCGCGCTGCTGCTGGACGCGGACCGGGGCGGTCCGGTGGCCCACACGGCGGTGGTCAGCCACGTGGACCCGTCCCGCGCCCCGGCGGGCCGTTCCCTGATCTCGTCGACGGTCCTGGGCCCGCCCCCACCCGACGTCGAGACGGCCGTACGCACGCACCTGTCCCGTCTGTACGGCACGTCCACCACCCGCTGGGAGACCCTCGCCGTCCACCACACACCCGAAGCGGTACCGGCGATGCGGGCCCCGCACGACCTGCGCCGCCCGGTACGCCTGCTGGCGGGCCTGTACGTGTGCGGCGACCACAGGGACACCAGCACGGTCCAGGGCGCGCTGCACTCGGGCCACAGGGCGTCGACGGCGATCCTGACGGACCTGGGCTCGGCGATCCCGATGCACAGGGCGGAACCGATCCCGACAACGCAGGCTGCCTGA
- a CDS encoding regulator has product MTERPAQRTPNRQLAALIAEAGFSNAGLARRVDQLGLEHGLDLRYDKTSVTRWLRGQQPRGTTPALIAEVFTRRLGRRLSAQDLGLDACAPVYAGLEFAATPEEAIDIVSGLWRKDSGSHAELRKIAFTPAGLVVPSRDWLIGRADDKVARGEPPVRVPIQGRPVVPRQRGAERGPGQKVTGGDIAALRSVGDLFRSLDDMYGGGHARQALVRYLEHECEPMLRGMYGEQTGRRLFSAAADLTRLAGWTSYDIAAHGLAQRYFVQSLRLAQAAGDRAYGSYVLITMSRQAVYLGHGREAVQLARVAQQGVGTNAPPVVQALLHAVEARAHGVLGEVRACTGALVRAERALEAARPGDEVPYWARFFDEAQLADEFGHAHRDLQQFRAAAQHAERSLQLRAPAYARSRLFCRVVLASARLGLGELDQACALGAEAAGAAVEMRSVRAIEYVRDFEKRLEPYKDAAPVRGYRDRVAALG; this is encoded by the coding sequence ATGACGGAACGACCCGCGCAGCGCACTCCCAACCGCCAGCTCGCCGCGCTCATCGCAGAAGCGGGGTTCTCCAACGCGGGACTCGCCCGTCGGGTGGACCAGCTCGGTCTCGAACACGGGCTTGATCTGAGATACGACAAGACATCCGTGACCCGGTGGCTCCGCGGGCAGCAGCCGCGGGGCACGACACCCGCCCTGATCGCCGAGGTCTTCACCCGACGGCTGGGGCGCCGGCTCTCCGCGCAGGATCTCGGGCTCGACGCCTGTGCGCCGGTGTACGCCGGTCTCGAGTTCGCCGCGACCCCCGAGGAGGCCATCGACATCGTCAGCGGGCTGTGGCGCAAGGACTCCGGCAGCCACGCCGAGCTGCGCAAGATCGCGTTCACCCCGGCGGGGCTCGTCGTGCCCAGCCGGGACTGGCTGATCGGGCGGGCCGACGACAAGGTGGCCCGGGGCGAGCCCCCGGTCCGCGTCCCCATCCAGGGCCGCCCGGTGGTGCCCCGGCAGCGCGGCGCGGAGCGCGGCCCCGGCCAGAAGGTCACCGGCGGCGACATCGCGGCGCTCCGCTCGGTCGGCGACCTGTTCCGCTCCCTGGACGACATGTACGGCGGCGGTCACGCCCGCCAGGCGCTCGTGCGGTACCTGGAGCACGAGTGCGAGCCGATGCTGCGCGGCATGTACGGCGAGCAGACCGGCCGCCGGCTGTTCTCGGCGGCGGCCGACCTCACGAGGCTCGCGGGCTGGACGTCGTACGACATCGCGGCGCACGGGCTCGCGCAGCGGTACTTCGTGCAGTCGCTGCGGCTCGCGCAGGCGGCGGGGGACCGGGCGTACGGCTCGTACGTGCTGATCACGATGAGCCGGCAGGCCGTGTACCTCGGGCACGGGCGGGAAGCGGTGCAGCTGGCGCGGGTGGCCCAGCAGGGCGTCGGCACCAATGCCCCGCCGGTGGTCCAGGCCCTGCTGCACGCGGTCGAGGCACGGGCGCACGGGGTGCTGGGCGAGGTACGGGCGTGCACGGGGGCGCTGGTGCGGGCCGAGCGGGCGCTGGAAGCGGCTCGGCCCGGCGACGAAGTCCCCTACTGGGCGCGGTTCTTCGACGAGGCGCAGCTGGCGGACGAGTTCGGTCACGCGCACCGGGATCTTCAGCAGTTCCGTGCGGCGGCCCAGCACGCCGAGCGGTCCCTGCAGTTGCGGGCGCCCGCGTACGCCCGCAGCCGGCTGTTCTGCCGTGTGGTGCTGGCCTCCGCCCGGCTGGGGCTGGGTGAGCTGGACCAGGCGTGCGCGCTGGGGGCGGAGGCGGCGGGGGCCGCTGTGGAGATGCGGTCGGTGCGGGCGATCGAGTATGTGCGGGACTTCGAGAAGCGGCTGGAGCCGTACAAGGACGCGGCGCCGGTGAGGGGGTATCGGGACAGGGTGGCGGCGCTGGGGTGA
- the lipB gene encoding lipoyl(octanoyl) transferase LipB — MSELRFVRMGFGADAVEYQEAWDEQRRVHAARFADETPDTVLLLEHPPVYTAGRRTTDSERPLDGTPVVDVDRGGKITWHGPGQLVGYPIQKLPRPVDVVAHVRRLEEALIRTCAEFGVETSRVEGRSGVWVLGDPVERRPSIGGLSLDLDPRLHDEEFDPRMNGPEYAPSNAGQRREDRKIAAIGIRVAKGVTMHGFALNVNPDNRWFDRIIPCGIRDAGVASLADELGRDVTIAEVLPVVERHLRDVLEHADLKPREIEKAPA, encoded by the coding sequence GTGAGTGAGCTGCGGTTCGTCCGTATGGGGTTCGGCGCGGACGCCGTCGAGTACCAGGAGGCGTGGGACGAGCAACGCCGGGTGCACGCGGCACGGTTCGCGGACGAGACCCCCGACACCGTCCTGCTGCTCGAACACCCGCCGGTGTATACGGCCGGACGGCGCACGACGGACAGCGAGCGCCCCCTGGACGGCACCCCGGTCGTCGACGTGGACCGCGGCGGCAAGATCACCTGGCACGGCCCGGGCCAGCTGGTGGGCTACCCCATCCAGAAGCTGCCGCGTCCGGTGGACGTCGTGGCGCATGTACGACGCCTCGAGGAAGCCCTCATCCGCACCTGCGCGGAGTTCGGCGTGGAGACCAGCCGGGTCGAAGGCCGCAGCGGCGTATGGGTGCTCGGCGATCCGGTCGAGCGGCGGCCGTCCATCGGGGGCCTGTCGCTGGACCTCGACCCCCGTCTGCACGACGAGGAGTTCGACCCGCGCATGAACGGCCCGGAGTACGCCCCGTCCAACGCGGGGCAGCGCCGCGAGGACCGCAAGATCGCGGCGATCGGGATCCGGGTCGCCAAGGGCGTCACGATGCACGGCTTCGCGCTGAACGTGAACCCGGACAACCGTTGGTTCGACCGCATCATCCCGTGCGGGATCCGGGACGCGGGGGTCGCGTCCCTGGCGGACGAACTCGGACGGGACGTGACGATCGCCGAGGTGCTGCCGGTTGTCGAGCGGCACCTGAGGGACGTACTCGAGCATGCGGACCTGAAGCCGCGCGAGATCGAGAAGGCGCCGGCGTAG
- the lipA gene encoding lipoyl synthase — MSAVTPDGRKMLRLEVRNAQTPIERKPEWIKTRAKMGPEYTAMQKLVKSEGLHTVCQEAGCPNIYECWEDREATFLIGGDQCTRRCDFCQIDTGKPEALDRDEPRRVGESVVTMDLNYATITGVARDDLEDGGAWLYAETVRQIHQQTAGRESGHTKVELLAPDFNAVPELLQQVFESRPEVFAHNVETVPRIFKRIRPGFRYERSLKVITEARDFGLVTKSNLILGMGETREEVSEALRQLHDAGCELVTITQYLRPSVRHHPVERWVKPHEFVELKEEADQIGFSGVMSGPLVRSSYRAGRLYQMAMEQRQFAAPQRGGAVASQAV; from the coding sequence GTGTCCGCAGTCACACCCGACGGACGCAAGATGCTGCGCCTGGAGGTCCGGAACGCCCAGACCCCCATCGAGCGCAAGCCCGAGTGGATCAAGACCCGGGCGAAAATGGGTCCCGAGTACACCGCGATGCAGAAACTCGTGAAGAGCGAGGGGCTCCACACCGTCTGCCAGGAAGCCGGTTGCCCCAACATCTACGAGTGCTGGGAGGACCGCGAGGCCACCTTCCTCATCGGCGGCGACCAGTGCACCCGGCGCTGCGACTTCTGCCAGATCGACACCGGCAAGCCCGAGGCGCTCGACCGCGACGAGCCGCGCCGCGTCGGTGAGTCCGTGGTCACCATGGACCTGAACTACGCCACCATCACCGGCGTCGCCCGCGACGACCTGGAGGACGGCGGCGCCTGGCTGTACGCCGAGACGGTCCGCCAGATCCACCAGCAGACCGCCGGGCGCGAGAGCGGCCACACCAAGGTCGAGCTGCTCGCCCCCGACTTCAACGCCGTGCCGGAACTGCTCCAGCAGGTCTTCGAGTCCCGGCCCGAGGTCTTCGCGCACAACGTCGAGACGGTCCCGCGGATCTTCAAGCGCATCCGCCCCGGCTTCCGTTACGAGCGCTCGCTGAAGGTCATCACCGAGGCCCGCGACTTCGGCCTGGTGACCAAGTCCAACCTGATCCTCGGCATGGGCGAGACCCGCGAGGAGGTCAGCGAGGCGCTCCGGCAGCTGCACGACGCCGGCTGCGAGCTCGTCACCATCACGCAGTACCTGCGCCCGAGCGTCCGCCACCACCCCGTGGAGCGCTGGGTCAAGCCGCACGAGTTCGTGGAGCTGAAGGAGGAGGCCGACCAGATCGGCTTCTCCGGTGTGATGTCCGGCCCGCTGGTCCGGTCCTCCTACCGCGCCGGCCGGCTCTACCAGATGGCCATGGAACAGCGTCAATTCGCCGCTCCGCAGCGCGGCGGCGCGGTCGCGTCGCAGGCCGTCTGA